The sequence below is a genomic window from Phoenix dactylifera cultivar Barhee BC4 chromosome 16, palm_55x_up_171113_PBpolish2nd_filt_p, whole genome shotgun sequence.
TCATCTTTTAAAGATTTAGTAATGATAAGGAACTCAAAACTTATCCAACAGATCCAGAATTCCCATTACCCAAATTACAGAATCAATGCATGGTAAAAGAAGTGAAAATACTAACATTTACTGTCGCAAGAAACCCATCAAACAGTTAGCATAACATGAAAGTAACCAGCATAAGCTATCATATGAACATCTCCATAGATCATACAGCACATCAACAACCTAGCCAGTAACTAAAGTACAAGTAATCTCCAGtatttgtaaattttttttacatttaATATTTCCACCCATCCCCATTACTactttaacaaaaaaaagataCTCAAAATACTAGTTTCCTTCCACTGCCTCTCTAATCTCTAAGGGGTTAGaaggaaaaattatttttttttaaaaaaaaaatgaagatgataatgatgatgaagaaatcttACAATTCAATTCAGAGGTTCAGAAGTCCTCCATCTGGATGGAGCTCTTCAGGGGCACATACTCCCCGAGATATCCGCCGAGGTGGTCGTAGAGCGCACTCTTATCAATCTGCTGGTGGTGGTAGCTCTTGCACACGTAATAGAACACACTTTGCACCAGCAATCCCACGAGATTCAGCACAACGAGCACCGCCACAAGGGCGCCGCCAATGAGTACCTTGGCTCCGATCCCAGCCCGGGCGCTGCCCTCCTCGTTGGGGCCCTTGACGACGACGGCACGGAAAGCCCAGCCGATGAGGCCACAGAAGCCGAGGTAGGAGGCGACGAAGGTGGCGGCCATGCGGGCGCGGCCGCGGATTAGGTCGCGGCTCTTGGTCATGGCGGCAAGGCCGCAGAGGGGTTCGAGGACGGAGACGACGCTGGCGAGGTGCCAGATGGCGGAGATGTAGACGTGGGCGGCGAGGAAGGCGAGGAGGACGAGGACGAGGCCGAGGAGGAAGGAGACGGAGTAGATGGAGTGGGTGgtgacgaggaggaggaggatggcgAGGGCGAAGGCGAGGTTGTAGAGAAGCATGATGAGGGCGACCCAAAGGAACGTGCGGAGAAGGCGGGGGAGGATGGGGGGGATGGCGGCGAGGGTGGAGCGGAAGGAGACGGGCTTGGCGGCGTATAG
It includes:
- the LOC103711430 gene encoding uncharacterized protein LOC103711430, which codes for MDLQLEQLESVSLADVLRESVSIPRCSPRTFALITLTLVFPLSFAVLAHTLFTHPILRHLRFSSSSSSGEWALLLLYQFIYLLFLFTFSLLSTAAIVFTVASLYAAKPVSFRSTLAAIPPILPRLLRTFLWVALIMLLYNLAFALAILLLLVTTHSIYSVSFLLGLVLVLLAFLAAHVYISAIWHLASVVSVLEPLCGLAAMTKSRDLIRGRARMAATFVASYLGFCGLIGWAFRAVVVKGPNEEGSARAGIGAKVLIGGALVAVLVVLNLVGLLVQSVFYYVCKSYHHQQIDKSALYDHLGGYLGEYVPLKSSIQMEDF